TTTTTGTCAGCAAAGTGTAATGGCTAGCTACCTACTCACCCACATACCAAATCCCTCCCCTAAACCCCAGTTCTAGTTCTTTGCATCGGAGGAGGAGCAGCTGGCAAGACACCGCACACCACCGCCCGTGTTCTAGAGATTCGGAGGAGGAGCGGCCGGCAAGGCACCGCCCACCACCATCGGAGGCAGGGCCGCTTCATCAGAGCCCAGGTATGCTACCCCACGGCGCACCTAGCTTAATTAGTAGCGACGGATGGAGCGAACCCGCACGCCTAGCCAGGGGATCGAGGAGATCGGCGCCGCCTTCACCGCTTCCGTTCACGGGGCCGTTGAGCACGACCACCCTTCGCCTTCGTCGGTGAGCTCGTCGACGGTCGGGGTCGAGTAGAGTACTCCGCTAGGAGGGAGGGAGAAGGGAGGGGATCCGCGGCCGCCGACGCCGATGACACACGCGCGCGCACGATTGGCTCTGGCTCCGTTGCGTGTCGAGGCCAGGCCGATGGCCGGGGTCGAGGCGCCCCAGCGACGGCCGGGCCCTGCACGACGCCACGCGCTCGAACGCCGTGGCGTCCCCGCACACCATCTCCGGCATCACACGGTGCTGGTGGCCTGCAACCGGGAGAGCCCTTCGTCAGCGCGCCGGCCTGCTTGCGGGGGTAGAGACATAGCAGTCGCGCGCCCGTCTGAGCTACACCTGTGCGCTGAGCGCCAATAGGATGAGCACGCGTAGGAATTGCCTAATTATGCGTATTGAACTTGTCTGTTGCAGGAGGCTGCCTGTAACTGTTTCACGTAAGGTTTTTTTTCTCAACTCCAGGATGAGGATGGCTGTAGACCTGGGTGTGCGGGTTCCTCCTGCAGTGACTCGCGAGATACGTCGTTTCGGAATCATTGTTAACTTGCTGTCCATCTTCATTGACATTGCTCCACTGTGAGTAGAGATTTGAGCTTGTGTTGCATTCAGAAATGACTTGGAAATGTATTTTGAGTTGTATTGTGTTTCTCATTGCAGTCTGCTTGTGGTTCTTTCAAATAATTGGAAGCGAGTGAGCAAGTTTTTCAGTCTGGAATCTTTCACTGTTAGTGCTACTCTGAATTTTCTGCTGCTCTGTCATGTTCTCTTTGTGATTGAAAATAAGGAGCAACACCGTGACGTCTTGTTCGTTAGTGTGGTGGGTTTTGTTACGGCTACCGTGtttgcagttcttctccttgtccaCCGTGTGGTAATGGAAAAAAGCTACTCGTACCTTGGGCGCCTGTTGGTAAGGAATACTTCTCGCAAGCATTTCGTTTATGCTAATCAATAGATTTTTCTCCATTGAGTTCTAGTTAAGATTTGCTAAGATACTTAATTTCCAGATGGTCCTTGTCCTGCTTCTCTTTCACGCGGGTTCCCTAGTGGTGTTGTGCGGTATCTTCGCAGACTATCAGACCACTGGATACCTCATCAATGGGCTTGGATTTTTTGTCGTTCTTATCTCGAATGGAATTACTCTTTACCCAGTCGTAAGTTATTTTCCTCCTGTATTTGTATTTAAATTTTACTCAATGCTTACAAATCTGAGAATTTTCCCTTTTTGCAGCTGAGTCGCAAGGGGTTCCCCGATGACGATACTAAGCATTATACATTGATTATGTCCATCATGAACAGCGCAGATGCCTTCTTTTTTGTGATCTACGCTGTTTGTCTCGGATCGTTTGGCTTTCTCTCGGTACGTCCTCATTCTTTAACAAACttcatatttaggaacggagggagtatgttgctGAACTTATTATTGATATATCATGTAATCATTTGCATGGGTTGCTGAATTAATCGATATATCATGTAGTCATTTGAACACATTGCTCGACTAATCATTTAGAATAGAAAAGGGCAGTACATCAAACAGTCAGCTTTATATAAATATCTTAGCGTCCAAATCCTGTGGGGTCAATGTGGAAGAAAATTTACTATTTAGTATCTGAAATTTGAAACACGCACTAATATAAATGTAATACAAAAGAACATAGGTAGTGCCTATACAGGGCGGTACGACATCATCTTAATATGCGTAAATTAAACAAATTATGTCGATTTTTGTGCGTACCAATATGTtcgtttcaaatttgaactaaaaccacaaaaagaattatggaacggagggagtactaaactaaAGTTGCATACACTTCAAAAGGAGAAACGAGTGCCTGCACCCCATTGTAAATCATATCATAAGCCAAGGCATGAGCTGGTGGCAGATCATTCACATCTTCGGATTTGGTGCAGTGAGAGGATGGCGTAGAGCCTATgttggaaagggggaagaacaaggACACtgagaaaacagaaaaaaagatacaccATTTACTTTTAGCTAGGTTCAAAACTAGACTCGACTCTTCTATTAGTGATTTTGACAAAAATACAAAACTTCCCATTCTGTTAAAGATTACGGCATCTTCAACGCTATACATCAAAATGGACACACCAAATGTCCGCGGACACGTCTGGACGTGTCCAAAGACAGTTTTAcgggagccggccatccaaccCGGTGCACCAACCATAAGCAGACAAGGCTTTTTCATTAATATTTAGGATTTTTCCTTACATAGCAAAAGTTATCCGACCCTAGTCTACTCTTGCCGCCCATGGGCACAACCGTGTTCCACGTCCTGCTCTTCGCCGGACATGGGCACGTCCTAATCCTCGTGGGAGTCTGCCACCTGGCCATGGACGGTCCGGCCTCAGTGATTGTTGCGGCCAAGTGCGAACGACGCGGAGCTGCCGACATTGGCAGCATTCCTGTCCGCGTCCGCCTCCGCAGCAATCTTCTCGAATAGG
The Triticum dicoccoides isolate Atlit2015 ecotype Zavitan chromosome 3A, WEW_v2.0, whole genome shotgun sequence genome window above contains:
- the LOC119272433 gene encoding uncharacterized protein LOC119272433, with the protein product MRMAVDLGVRVPPAVTREIRRFGIIVNLLSIFIDIAPLLLVVLSNNWKRVSKFFSLESFTVSATLNFLLLCHVLFVIENKEQHRDVLFVSVVGFVTATVFAVLLLVHRVVMEKSYSYLGRLLMVLVLLLFHAGSLVVLCGIFADYQTTGYLINGLGFFVVLISNGITLYPVLSRKGFPDDDTKHYTLIMSIMNSADAFFFVIYAVCLGSFGFLSAICLVNATCGGILFLALTVPALF